DNA from bacterium:
CGTCCCGGTCGTCGACCACCTGCGCGTAGATGTGCGCCACGCTGCGGAATACCGACAGCCGCGGCCGCTCGGACGTTCCCCGCACCACGCGCCGGATGCGGAGATGGCGGCGCTGGCGCGACTCGTTCCGGCTCTTGCGCTTGATCATCGCTCTGCCCCCACCCCTTACGCCTTGGCCCCGCCGGCCCCGGCCGCGGCCTTGCCGGCCTTCCCGGCCTTGCGCCGGACGTGCTCGCCGAGGTAGCGGACGCCCTTGCCCTTATACGGGTCGGGCTCGCGCAGCGAGCGGATCCCGGCCGCGATTTGGCCGACCAGCTCCTTGTCGATGCCGGACACGATGATCCGGTTCGGCTGCGGCGCCTCCAGGGTGATACCGGACGGCGGGTCGATCTCCACCGGGTGCGAGAAGCCGAGCTGGATCGCGAGCTTCTGGCCCTGCTTCTGCGCGCGGTAGCCGACGCCCTGAATCTCCAGCTGCACCGCGTAGCCCTGCGTGACGCCCCGGACCATGTTGGCGACGAGCGCGCGCGTCAGACCGTGGAGCGCCCGGTGGAAACGTCCGTCCGTCGGCCGGGAGACCGTGATCCGGCCGTCCGCGACCGCCACCGTGATGTCGGGATGAACCGTCCGCTCGAGCGACCCCTTGGGGCCCTTGACGCGCACGGTGCGGTCCTGGACCGCCACGTCCACGCCGCCCGGAATCGGAATCGGCAATCTGCCTACGCGTGACATGCGCCGCTCCTCACCAGATGAAGCACAGGATCTCGCCGCCGACCCCGGCCCGCCGGGCGTCGCGGTCGGTCATGACCCCGCGCGAAGTCGAAAGAATCGCCACGCCGAGCCCGCCGCGCACCCGCGGGATCTCCGTGCGGCCCCGGTAGATGCGCAGGCCCGGCCGGCTGATGC
Protein-coding regions in this window:
- the rplF gene encoding 50S ribosomal protein L6, with the protein product MSRVGRLPIPIPGGVDVAVQDRTVRVKGPKGSLERTVHPDITVAVADGRITVSRPTDGRFHRALHGLTRALVANMVRGVTQGYAVQLEIQGVGYRAQKQGQKLAIQLGFSHPVEIDPPSGITLEAPQPNRIIVSGIDKELVGQIAAGIRSLREPDPYKGKGVRYLGEHVRRKAGKAGKAAAGAGGAKA